One Alteromonas sp. KC3 DNA segment encodes these proteins:
- a CDS encoding phosphate/phosphite/phosphonate ABC transporter substrate-binding protein → MRNAFIVVLIALLYGTASTPVCAQGKTLTFGVVPQQSPKRMVEIWQPLIDYISEYSGISIMFKTAKDIPSFEADVADGVYDIAYMNPYHFVTFNDLVGYHALARQRDKEIKGIIVVHKDSPIQNLAELNGRELAFPAPAAFAATIITSAQLRKNNIAFRPRYVNSHDSVYLAVQRGFFEAGGGILRTLSSIPESVSKDIRVLWESDGYTPHAIATHPNMAQKDRQAILNALIAITNDSSKMWILEGLGFSGFIPAKDSDWDDVRSLGIPSLSRPHF, encoded by the coding sequence CTGACCTTCGGTGTAGTTCCGCAGCAATCGCCAAAACGAATGGTTGAAATTTGGCAACCGCTTATCGACTATATAAGCGAGTATTCAGGCATATCCATTATGTTCAAAACCGCGAAAGACATCCCATCTTTTGAGGCCGATGTGGCAGATGGCGTCTATGACATTGCGTATATGAACCCTTATCATTTTGTGACCTTTAATGACCTTGTTGGATACCACGCACTTGCTCGACAACGCGATAAGGAGATTAAGGGCATCATTGTGGTTCACAAAGACAGTCCTATTCAAAACCTCGCTGAATTAAATGGCAGAGAACTTGCCTTTCCTGCACCTGCGGCGTTTGCTGCCACGATTATTACCAGCGCTCAATTACGCAAAAACAATATTGCATTTAGGCCACGCTATGTAAATTCGCACGACTCCGTCTACCTCGCAGTTCAGCGTGGCTTTTTTGAAGCTGGCGGCGGTATTTTACGAACCTTGAGTAGTATTCCTGAAAGCGTGAGTAAGGATATTCGGGTATTGTGGGAAAGCGATGGCTATACCCCTCACGCAATCGCTACTCACCCCAATATGGCACAAAAGGATAGACAAGCTATCCTTAATGCATTGATAGCAATAACAAATGATTCAAGCAAAATGTGGATCTTGGAAGGGCTTGGTTTCAGCGGCTTTATACCCGCAAAAGACAGTGACTGGGACGATGTCAGATCGCTTGGCATTCCCTCTCTTTCAAGACCGCATTTTTGA
- a CDS encoding ATP-binding protein, with protein MRLSLRTKTIIGIAFTALLLLLVLVVTVFNQLNELVDNSVKKSADTSVALFVSTTKNAFLSYDLSSLEADVAEILTNPNIAYVRVKDKEGRIYVENGEPTAISRPFREDNTVATASDGIYDTRAPIMVNTTLYGFVEIGLNIASVTESVSRARNWTLTIAAFELVLVGLCSYFLGSYLMSQLVRLHEGAKHLGEAVDKNNYQDVFISVRGNDELSELAEAFNQLVDKLKEENEQRQRAQDDLKDLNALLEVKVQDRTAQLNQRNVQLENANRDLKETQVQLLQAEKMASVGQLAAGVAHEINNPVGFVSSNISTLCEYVATYQMLFTQLEVISNTQDEDQQRKALTEFKSLLTKHDMTFINDDITDLLNDSKEGLQRVADIVKGLKLFSRVDSDEMQQHSLNDCVRTTLAMVNNQLKYTCNVETHLGNIPDIAMNVGKISQVITNLLINAGQAIESTGQHGTITITTETVGEFVKLYVKDTGCGIQPCHLDKLFNPFFTTKPEGQGTGLGLSISFGIAQEHGGTLSASSKEGEGSCFELALPLVQPVSPPSDEKDKT; from the coding sequence ATGCGACTGTCTCTTCGAACAAAAACCATAATCGGAATAGCATTTACCGCACTGCTATTGCTTTTGGTACTTGTTGTGACCGTATTTAATCAACTTAACGAGTTGGTTGACAATAGCGTAAAGAAATCAGCCGATACGTCTGTTGCTCTATTTGTATCAACCACTAAAAATGCTTTCCTTAGCTACGACTTATCGTCTTTAGAAGCGGATGTTGCTGAAATATTGACAAACCCCAATATTGCCTATGTCAGAGTTAAAGATAAAGAAGGCAGAATTTATGTAGAAAATGGAGAACCCACGGCCATTTCCCGTCCGTTTCGCGAAGACAATACTGTCGCGACCGCCAGCGATGGCATTTACGATACCCGCGCACCAATAATGGTGAATACTACACTGTATGGCTTTGTGGAAATCGGGCTGAACATTGCATCGGTCACTGAATCTGTCTCTAGAGCGAGAAATTGGACACTCACAATTGCTGCGTTTGAGTTAGTTCTTGTCGGATTATGCTCCTACTTTCTTGGTTCGTACTTAATGTCTCAGCTTGTCCGCCTTCACGAAGGTGCAAAACATCTTGGCGAGGCCGTTGACAAGAATAACTATCAAGATGTGTTTATTAGTGTGCGAGGGAATGACGAACTCAGTGAACTTGCTGAAGCATTCAATCAGCTAGTTGATAAGCTCAAAGAAGAGAACGAGCAACGACAACGCGCGCAAGATGATTTAAAAGACCTTAACGCGTTACTTGAAGTCAAAGTGCAAGACAGGACAGCACAGTTAAATCAACGAAATGTTCAGCTAGAAAACGCCAATCGAGATCTTAAAGAAACCCAAGTTCAATTACTCCAAGCTGAAAAAATGGCATCTGTTGGCCAACTAGCCGCAGGTGTCGCCCATGAAATCAACAACCCAGTCGGGTTTGTGAGCAGTAATATTTCAACACTTTGTGAATACGTTGCTACGTATCAAATGCTCTTTACGCAACTTGAGGTTATTAGTAACACTCAAGATGAAGATCAACAGCGTAAAGCACTAACAGAATTTAAGTCGCTTCTTACAAAACACGATATGACATTTATCAACGATGACATAACTGACTTGCTAAACGATTCTAAAGAAGGGCTGCAACGGGTTGCCGATATTGTAAAAGGCTTAAAGCTCTTTTCCCGTGTTGATAGTGATGAAATGCAACAACACAGCTTAAATGATTGTGTACGCACCACCCTTGCCATGGTTAACAACCAACTTAAGTATACTTGTAATGTAGAAACGCATCTTGGCAACATTCCAGATATTGCTATGAATGTAGGCAAAATTTCACAGGTTATTACCAATTTGCTTATTAATGCAGGGCAAGCCATAGAAAGCACCGGCCAACACGGCACAATAACTATCACTACTGAAACGGTGGGCGAATTTGTGAAGTTGTATGTTAAAGACACGGGTTGTGGAATTCAGCCCTGTCATTTGGACAAGCTGTTTAATCCGTTTTTTACCACAAAACCAGAAGGACAAGGTACAGGCTTGGGACTGTCAATTTCATTTGGTATTGCACAAGAGCACGGCGGCACGCTATCAGCATCTAGCAAAGAAGGAGAAGGCAGTTGCTTTGAACTAGCCCTTCCACTCGTGCAACCGGTTTCACCACCTAGTGATGAGAAAGACAAAACATGA
- a CDS encoding response regulator, producing MTEPSTENKVTYTVLFVDDEPNILRAIKRALFTMDITLLLAESGAKALELLEKNEVHVVISDMKMPQMSGAELLEQVAINYPETFRVVLTGYADIESTIKAVNQGKIHRYLQKPWDNQELVAAVEEGLERVKLKAENERLQKLTRLQNKKLKDVNSSLEQMVHKRTRQIKAALNKIEKHNLAMEQVLFNVISINPHINGKFAIEVSELATKLARTAKLEKDEIKQIRYAGLICELGLLGLETEDFLGPFAKLKYQQQQNYLSQTKQAALILAPAHELHAVSDIIEFQFEHYNGSGLNKKVAKEIPVGSRIIAIARDFWRLVTGRMTGAEMSPRDAKIEMKKHRNTRYDAEFLDLLLASDDISTSKLLHASLKASQLKSGMVLSQNLYNDSHILILPEGHVFSEATIQKLIKFEKERGKAFSIQVEPEEVVDSPEDS from the coding sequence ATGACTGAGCCTAGCACAGAAAACAAGGTGACTTACACGGTCCTATTTGTAGACGATGAGCCCAACATCCTTCGTGCCATCAAGCGCGCGCTTTTTACAATGGATATTACATTGTTGTTAGCTGAAAGTGGCGCAAAAGCGTTGGAGCTTCTAGAAAAAAATGAAGTTCATGTGGTTATTTCAGACATGAAGATGCCGCAAATGTCAGGCGCAGAATTGTTAGAGCAAGTCGCCATTAATTACCCTGAGACATTTCGTGTGGTGTTAACCGGCTATGCTGATATTGAATCAACAATTAAGGCAGTAAACCAAGGTAAAATACATCGCTACTTACAAAAACCTTGGGATAACCAAGAATTGGTGGCTGCGGTAGAAGAAGGGTTAGAGCGCGTAAAACTTAAAGCGGAAAACGAACGCTTACAAAAACTAACTCGTCTTCAAAATAAAAAGCTTAAAGACGTCAACTCATCCCTTGAACAAATGGTTCACAAGCGTACGCGTCAAATAAAGGCTGCACTGAATAAAATTGAAAAGCATAATTTAGCTATGGAGCAGGTGCTATTTAACGTTATCAGTATTAACCCACACATTAATGGTAAATTCGCAATAGAAGTAAGTGAATTGGCGACAAAATTAGCGCGCACGGCGAAACTAGAAAAAGACGAGATAAAACAAATTCGTTATGCGGGCCTTATTTGTGAATTAGGGCTATTAGGGCTTGAAACTGAAGACTTTCTTGGACCGTTCGCTAAGCTGAAGTATCAGCAACAGCAAAACTATTTATCACAGACCAAACAAGCCGCCCTGATACTTGCACCAGCCCATGAATTGCATGCTGTTTCAGACATTATTGAATTTCAATTTGAGCACTATAATGGTTCCGGTCTAAATAAGAAGGTGGCAAAAGAAATCCCCGTAGGATCTCGCATTATCGCAATTGCACGGGATTTTTGGCGTTTAGTAACAGGCAGAATGACGGGGGCTGAGATGAGCCCTCGAGACGCTAAAATAGAAATGAAAAAGCACAGAAATACCCGTTACGACGCGGAATTTTTGGACTTGTTATTAGCATCAGACGATATATCAACGTCTAAATTGCTGCACGCCTCGCTAAAAGCATCACAACTTAAGTCAGGCATGGTGTTATCGCAAAACTTGTATAACGATAGCCATATTCTTATTCTGCCCGAAGGGCATGTTTTCTCAGAAGCGACTATTCAGAAACTTATTAAATTTGAAAAGGAACGCGGAAAAGCATTCAGTATTCAGGTAGAGCCAGAAGAAGTTGTTGATTCACCTGAAGATTCATAA
- the gorA gene encoding glutathione-disulfide reductase has protein sequence MTHFDYICIGGGSGGIASANRAAKHGKKAAIIEASDIGGTCVNVGCVPKKAMWYGAQVAEAIHRYAPEYGFDISVNHFSWDSLIASRQAYIERIHASYDRVLTANDVTLIRGFAKFVDNNTVEVDGVQYTADHITIAVGGRPIIPDIEGAQYGIDSNGFFALKEQPKRAVVVGAGYIGVELAGVLHALGTESHLVVRKHAPLRNFDPLIHETLVDMIHAEGCKLHNHTSVEKVEKADDGELSVFLTNGEVLKADCLIWAIGREPSTDKIDIENTDVELNDNGTVKVDKYQNTTANNIYAVGDITGEAELTPVAVKAGRLLSERLFNGQKEAHMDYTNIPTVVFSHPPIGTIGLTEPEAIEEYGEDNIKVYTSSFASMYTAVTRHRQMTKMKLVCAGKDEKVVGLHGIGHGMDEILQGFAVAIKMGATKADFDACVAIHPTSAEEFVTMTG, from the coding sequence ATGACACATTTTGATTATATCTGTATTGGTGGTGGAAGCGGCGGTATCGCATCAGCCAATCGCGCAGCAAAACACGGTAAGAAAGCAGCAATTATTGAAGCAAGTGACATAGGTGGAACCTGTGTAAACGTGGGCTGTGTACCTAAAAAAGCCATGTGGTACGGCGCACAAGTTGCTGAAGCCATCCATCGTTATGCACCTGAATATGGGTTCGATATTTCAGTCAATCACTTTAGTTGGGATAGCTTAATTGCTAGTCGACAAGCCTATATTGAGCGTATTCACGCGTCGTATGACCGCGTGCTTACTGCAAACGATGTCACACTTATCCGCGGTTTTGCAAAGTTTGTTGATAACAATACCGTCGAAGTTGATGGTGTTCAGTACACTGCTGACCATATCACCATTGCTGTGGGTGGCCGCCCTATCATTCCAGATATTGAAGGCGCACAATACGGCATAGATTCGAACGGTTTTTTTGCACTTAAAGAGCAGCCCAAACGCGCGGTTGTGGTGGGTGCAGGCTATATTGGCGTTGAGTTAGCAGGCGTGTTACATGCTCTGGGCACTGAATCGCATCTAGTAGTTCGAAAGCACGCGCCACTTCGCAACTTTGACCCGCTTATTCACGAAACCTTGGTTGACATGATCCATGCAGAAGGCTGCAAACTGCATAATCATACCAGTGTCGAGAAAGTAGAAAAGGCAGACGACGGCGAGCTTTCTGTCTTCCTCACAAATGGGGAAGTGCTTAAGGCTGACTGCCTTATTTGGGCCATTGGTCGCGAACCATCGACTGACAAAATTGATATTGAAAACACCGATGTTGAGTTAAACGATAACGGTACCGTTAAGGTAGATAAGTACCAAAACACAACGGCGAATAACATTTATGCGGTGGGCGATATAACCGGAGAAGCTGAGTTAACTCCTGTTGCGGTTAAAGCTGGCCGCCTATTAAGCGAACGCTTGTTCAATGGGCAAAAAGAGGCCCACATGGATTACACCAACATTCCTACTGTCGTGTTTAGCCACCCTCCAATCGGCACAATTGGTTTAACGGAGCCTGAGGCCATTGAGGAATATGGCGAAGATAATATCAAAGTCTACACATCGAGTTTTGCGTCTATGTACACCGCAGTTACGCGCCATCGTCAGATGACAAAAATGAAGTTGGTATGTGCCGGTAAAGATGAAAAAGTAGTTGGCCTGCACGGTATCGGTCATGGCATGGACGAAATACTTCAAGGTTTTGCTGTTGCTATAAAAATGGGAGCGACAAAAGCAGACTTCGATGCATGCGTAGCCATTCACCCCACCAGCGCAGAAGAATTCGTTACTATGACAGGTTAG
- a CDS encoding HD-GYP domain-containing protein: MKKRVAVKHLVVGMYVVQVTKSTGAAVMTSKGIIKHQAAIEKLKALGVKEVEIDTSKSLLTSPSQPSITQNQPENQQLDTPPTKEKKSTPLSSEIVRAESLYTNAKAVLGDTFNSVKNGGIVDLAPYEKIAEAFFESIFRNQDALLCMTKMQDKDTYLLTHSLNVAILLAVFSIHLGHSESLGKKLTLAGLLHDLGKCKVPEDILLKQGKLTRDEFEQMKRHTTYGAEILESMDVDDLTKQIALQHHERLSGKGYPHGLIAHQLNQYVGMSSIADSFDAITAERVYKPALTSVEALKILRDSGSAEYDGELLNSFVRAIGLYSIGTVVLMKSHKLAIVTDTNYDEPLKPQLTAFYHTKFKHHIEPKIITLQSARENDSIVKIVNPADYQLDINAIINRLIIDRYR; this comes from the coding sequence ATGAAAAAAAGAGTTGCAGTTAAACACCTTGTCGTTGGTATGTATGTAGTGCAAGTGACAAAGTCAACTGGCGCAGCCGTAATGACATCAAAAGGTATTATCAAGCATCAAGCCGCAATAGAAAAACTCAAAGCCCTTGGTGTTAAAGAAGTAGAAATAGACACCAGTAAAAGCCTGCTAACGTCACCATCGCAACCATCAATAACGCAAAATCAACCAGAGAATCAACAATTAGATACGCCACCAACCAAAGAAAAGAAGTCCACACCATTATCGTCAGAAATAGTCCGGGCAGAATCTCTGTATACCAATGCCAAGGCGGTGTTGGGCGATACATTTAATAGCGTAAAGAATGGCGGTATTGTTGACCTCGCCCCTTATGAAAAAATTGCAGAAGCGTTTTTTGAGTCCATTTTCAGAAATCAAGACGCCCTATTATGCATGACCAAAATGCAAGACAAAGACACCTATCTACTTACGCATTCGCTAAATGTGGCCATTCTTCTAGCGGTATTTTCCATTCATTTAGGGCACAGTGAATCACTGGGTAAAAAACTCACCCTTGCGGGCTTGCTGCACGATTTAGGCAAGTGCAAAGTGCCCGAAGACATTTTACTCAAGCAAGGAAAGCTTACTCGTGATGAATTTGAGCAAATGAAGCGACACACGACTTATGGCGCTGAGATACTTGAATCAATGGACGTGGACGATCTCACAAAGCAAATAGCATTACAGCATCACGAACGGTTATCTGGAAAAGGCTATCCTCATGGTTTAATTGCCCATCAATTAAACCAATACGTAGGAATGAGCAGTATTGCTGACTCCTTCGATGCTATAACCGCCGAGCGCGTGTATAAACCAGCCTTAACCTCTGTTGAAGCATTAAAAATATTGCGAGATTCTGGTAGTGCCGAATACGATGGGGAACTATTGAACAGCTTTGTTCGGGCTATTGGCTTATATTCGATTGGTACTGTTGTACTGATGAAAAGTCACAAACTGGCTATTGTGACAGATACAAACTACGACGAGCCATTAAAACCTCAACTTACTGCGTTTTACCACACTAAATTCAAACATCACATTGAGCCCAAAATAATAACCCTGCAATCAGCAAGAGAAAACGATTCAATAGTAAAAATCGTCAACCCTGCTGATTATCAACTGGACATAAACGCAATTATCAACCGTCTTATTATTGATAGGTACAGATAG
- a CDS encoding response regulator, with the protein MDLLIVEQDSTQTEIYELAFGEHFTVHTASNMLEAVTSIQEHDISIVITDWKIGKTKASIFCEQLDASQPMALPVVIVVSDEGSDDTLREAFNAGVSHYITKPYNVLSFTETVIGVKHQIEIMNQMRADNADTREVAQTALSQAAIYGTGMEIVSALNACNDIHAMSKNILTTLRFNGVHAAIQYRDENGTTSYDTDMSFCDETTEKVFTVLHDQGRIYRFGKRLMLNDTDVSLLIKHVAREDPVIHDAILDMGAKLVPAINARFNTLRQQQALSATHADISSVINQIRQIVISQAQEKVRVAKHVSESIQDSFHMLEMTEAQEAFFMQLIESQLEARDEVAEIQTVDDTLQAVLARLGPQLESQADSKTQSNNAQDDDPIYQDVEFF; encoded by the coding sequence ATGGACTTGTTAATTGTTGAACAAGACAGTACCCAAACGGAAATATACGAGCTAGCGTTTGGAGAACACTTCACCGTGCACACTGCCTCAAATATGCTAGAAGCAGTGACCAGCATACAAGAGCACGACATTAGTATTGTTATAACTGATTGGAAAATCGGAAAAACGAAAGCCTCAATTTTTTGCGAGCAGCTGGATGCCTCGCAACCTATGGCATTACCTGTGGTGATCGTGGTGTCTGATGAAGGCAGTGACGATACGTTGCGAGAAGCCTTTAACGCTGGTGTATCGCATTACATAACGAAGCCCTACAACGTTCTATCTTTCACCGAAACTGTAATTGGCGTTAAGCATCAAATTGAAATAATGAACCAGATGCGGGCAGATAACGCCGACACGCGAGAAGTGGCGCAAACTGCGCTCAGTCAAGCGGCTATCTACGGTACGGGTATGGAAATTGTTTCAGCGTTAAATGCCTGTAACGACATTCATGCTATGTCGAAAAACATCTTAACGACGTTGCGTTTTAATGGCGTACATGCCGCCATTCAATATCGCGATGAAAATGGCACCACAAGCTATGACACCGACATGTCATTTTGTGATGAAACCACCGAAAAGGTCTTCACAGTATTACACGACCAAGGCCGTATTTATCGCTTTGGAAAGCGTTTAATGCTCAACGATACCGACGTGTCATTACTTATTAAACACGTAGCCCGTGAAGACCCTGTTATTCATGATGCAATACTGGATATGGGCGCGAAGCTTGTACCTGCAATCAATGCACGCTTTAACACCTTAAGGCAGCAGCAAGCACTTAGTGCAACACATGCTGACATTAGTAGCGTTATTAACCAAATTCGTCAGATCGTGATAAGCCAAGCGCAAGAAAAAGTGAGGGTTGCAAAGCACGTTTCTGAATCTATTCAAGACAGTTTCCACATGCTCGAAATGACTGAAGCGCAGGAAGCCTTCTTTATGCAGCTAATTGAAAGTCAATTAGAGGCACGAGACGAAGTAGCAGAAATTCAGACCGTAGACGATACCTTGCAGGCGGTGCTTGCTCGATTAGGGCCGCAGCTTGAATCGCAAGCCGATTCCAAAACACAAAGCAATAACGCCCAAGACGACGACCCAATTTATCAGGATGTGGAGTTTTTTTAA
- a CDS encoding amidohydrolase family protein yields MFTTSKRLVAAAITGALYLCASPGALSQSSTENTTEANSAWDVTNPPYKLNEVTINTNETTWSSLDVAPSGDFMVFDMLGDLYKVDIKGGNATPLTQDFAWNIHPAISPDGKKVAFVSDRNGLSNVWVMNIDGTNLRQITQEKSNLIHSPKWSPDGEYLVVTKGIMSSRSIPAGEIWMYHHGGGEGLKIKERKHGKRDQQNIADPVFSHDGKYIYFTENTVPGSRFEYNRDPLKGIFAITRYERETGKETRYISGTGGAVVPTPSPDGKYIAFIRRVKDKTALFLKDIATGVETPLTLELERDMQEGFGSEGYFAYFDWMPDSSKIVYWTGGKFNVIDIKDKTTSTININVEATVQYADALRFDVDVAPDEFDVRMIRWSQLSPDGKTALFQALGKLYVRDMKSGKVSRLTKQNEHDEFYPRFSNDGKSIVYTTWNDKDLGSVRVVSARGGKGKVISTQPGHYIEPAFSVDGEKVVFRKFTGGYLLDPKYSMEPGIYVANLKTSKVSKVSDGGYNAHFAGDDQRVYFTESANGKDYYETQLSSVNLNGNDKRTHLYGKDKVSEYKLSHDKKWVAFVYQFKTYVAPFVENGKKITIGPKMKSLPVTQLSNRAGEYLTWSPDNTRLSWFNGPTLFMRSLEEAFAFVEGAPEVLPEPVTQGIDLSFSTAADKPSGYKALVGGTVVTMRDADNIQEIIEDGVVLIKDNRIEAVGKRGDIRIPDDTMQIDTSGKTIIPGLVDAHAHGSQGRNEIIPQQNWTQYSNVSFGVTTIHDPSNDTTEIFAASELQRKGKIVAPRIYSTGTILYGAEGLGYKAIIKDYDDAYFHVERLKEAGAISVKSYNQPRRDQRQQVLWAAKNQGMMVVPEGGGKLQQNLTMLVDGHTGLEHSIPVEKGYSDVTQLWKATEFGYTPTFVVSYGGMMGEEYWYDKTEVWKNPRLLRYTPSTILDKRAIRRPSAPEDQYNHQNVASYAKELRDNGVSVHIGAHGQREGLAAHWELWIMAQGGFTPWEALRGGTIDGAKHLGMGKDIGSIEKGKLADLVVIDGDVLSDIRKSEFVEYTVLNGRVYESATMNEVGSKKQRQPFFFEQDNATFMPQQTADDVEAKAHHYHWEH; encoded by the coding sequence ATGTTTACTACGTCAAAACGCCTCGTCGCAGCTGCGATAACGGGGGCCTTGTATCTTTGTGCCTCGCCAGGCGCTCTGTCACAATCATCTACTGAAAATACTACAGAAGCGAATAGTGCGTGGGATGTTACTAACCCACCCTATAAATTGAACGAAGTCACTATTAACACTAACGAAACTACGTGGTCTAGCTTAGATGTAGCGCCCAGTGGCGATTTCATGGTGTTTGATATGTTGGGCGATTTATATAAAGTCGATATCAAAGGCGGTAATGCTACGCCACTTACCCAAGACTTCGCGTGGAATATACACCCTGCCATTTCTCCCGATGGGAAAAAAGTCGCCTTTGTTTCTGACAGAAATGGGCTTAGTAACGTATGGGTAATGAACATCGATGGCACGAATCTTCGCCAAATAACGCAAGAAAAAAGTAACCTTATTCACTCGCCCAAATGGAGCCCAGACGGCGAATATCTTGTCGTAACCAAGGGCATCATGTCTAGCCGTAGTATTCCGGCGGGGGAAATTTGGATGTATCACCACGGTGGTGGTGAGGGCCTTAAAATTAAAGAGCGCAAACATGGTAAACGGGATCAGCAAAACATTGCCGACCCTGTTTTTTCCCATGACGGCAAATACATCTACTTTACTGAAAACACGGTACCAGGCAGCCGCTTTGAGTATAACCGTGACCCGCTTAAAGGCATTTTCGCTATAACACGTTACGAGCGAGAAACAGGTAAAGAAACACGCTATATCAGTGGAACGGGTGGCGCAGTTGTTCCTACACCGTCTCCAGATGGTAAATACATCGCTTTTATCCGCAGGGTAAAAGATAAAACCGCACTATTTTTGAAAGACATTGCAACCGGTGTAGAAACGCCACTTACCCTTGAGCTTGAACGCGATATGCAAGAAGGCTTTGGTTCTGAGGGCTACTTTGCCTATTTTGACTGGATGCCAGATAGCTCAAAGATTGTGTATTGGACCGGTGGTAAATTTAACGTTATCGATATCAAAGATAAGACCACATCCACAATCAATATTAACGTTGAAGCCACCGTACAATATGCCGATGCCCTTCGCTTTGATGTTGATGTCGCCCCTGATGAATTTGACGTGAGAATGATACGCTGGTCGCAACTGTCGCCAGACGGTAAAACTGCGCTATTCCAAGCACTTGGTAAGCTTTACGTGCGCGATATGAAATCAGGTAAGGTGAGCCGATTAACCAAGCAGAATGAACACGATGAGTTTTATCCGCGTTTTTCAAACGACGGTAAGTCCATTGTGTATACCACGTGGAATGATAAAGACCTAGGCAGCGTGCGCGTTGTATCTGCACGGGGTGGAAAAGGGAAAGTAATTTCTACGCAACCAGGACATTACATTGAGCCCGCGTTTTCCGTAGACGGTGAAAAAGTGGTATTCCGTAAATTCACAGGTGGTTACTTACTTGATCCAAAATACTCAATGGAACCCGGTATCTACGTTGCCAACCTCAAGACATCAAAAGTCAGCAAAGTATCAGATGGCGGCTACAACGCCCACTTCGCAGGCGATGATCAACGCGTGTATTTTACAGAATCTGCCAATGGCAAAGATTATTATGAAACACAATTGTCCAGCGTTAACCTAAACGGCAATGACAAGCGAACTCACCTTTATGGGAAAGATAAAGTAAGCGAGTACAAGCTATCTCATGATAAGAAATGGGTTGCTTTTGTTTATCAATTTAAGACCTATGTCGCGCCCTTTGTCGAAAATGGCAAGAAGATAACCATTGGGCCTAAAATGAAATCATTGCCGGTCACTCAACTTTCAAACAGAGCGGGTGAGTATCTTACATGGTCGCCAGATAATACGCGCCTTAGCTGGTTTAATGGACCTACGCTGTTTATGCGCAGCCTTGAAGAGGCATTCGCTTTCGTTGAGGGTGCACCTGAAGTCTTGCCAGAGCCTGTAACACAGGGCATTGATTTGTCTTTCTCGACAGCTGCAGATAAGCCATCAGGCTATAAAGCATTGGTTGGAGGCACAGTTGTGACCATGCGCGACGCCGACAACATCCAAGAAATTATCGAAGACGGCGTAGTACTAATTAAAGACAACCGAATTGAAGCCGTAGGTAAGCGGGGTGACATTCGTATTCCAGATGACACTATGCAGATTGATACCAGCGGCAAAACGATCATTCCTGGCTTAGTGGATGCGCACGCGCACGGTTCGCAAGGACGTAACGAAATCATTCCTCAGCAAAACTGGACACAGTATTCGAATGTGTCGTTTGGAGTGACCACTATTCATGACCCATCAAACGACACCACTGAAATTTTTGCCGCTTCAGAATTACAGCGCAAAGGTAAAATTGTTGCACCACGCATCTATTCTACAGGCACTATTTTGTACGGTGCCGAAGGCTTGGGATACAAAGCGATTATCAAAGACTATGACGATGCTTATTTCCATGTAGAACGATTAAAAGAAGCTGGTGCCATTTCTGTTAAAAGCTATAACCAACCTCGCCGAGACCAACGCCAGCAAGTATTATGGGCTGCGAAGAATCAAGGCATGATGGTAGTACCTGAAGGCGGCGGCAAACTTCAGCAGAATTTAACCATGCTTGTGGACGGACATACCGGACTAGAACATAGCATTCCTGTTGAAAAGGGCTACAGTGACGTTACGCAATTGTGGAAAGCCACAGAGTTTGGTTACACGCCCACTTTCGTTGTGTCGTATGGCGGTATGATGGGTGAAGAGTACTGGTACGATAAAACCGAAGTATGGAAAAACCCGCGCTTGCTTCGTTATACCCCGTCGACCATTTTGGACAAGCGTGCCATTCGCAGACCTAGCGCACCGGAAGATCAATACAACCATCAAAACGTTGCCAGCTATGCGAAGGAACTTCGCGATAATGGTGTAAGCGTGCATATAGGTGCGCACGGACAACGAGAAGGTTTAGCAGCGCATTGGGAACTTTGGATAATGGCCCAAGGCGGCTTTACACCATGGGAAGCATTGCGAGGCGGCACAATCGACGGCGCGAAGCACCTGGGTATGGGCAAGGATATTGGCAGTATCGAGAAAGGTAAACTTGCCGACCTTGTGGTTATTGATGGTGACGTACTAAGTGACATCAGAAAAAGTGAGTTTGTTGAATACACCGTGCTCAACGGTCGCGTATACGAATCGGCCACTATGAACGAGGTGGGCAGTAAAAAGCAGCGTCAGCCGTTCTTTTTCGAGCAAGACAACGCTACGTTTATGCCGCAGCAAACTGCTGACGACGTAGAAGCGAAAGCCCATCACTACCATTGGGAACACTAA